From a region of the Salmo trutta chromosome 10, fSalTru1.1, whole genome shotgun sequence genome:
- the LOC115201757 gene encoding cofilin-2, whose protein sequence is MASGIAVHDDVVLTFDKIRVRLQGADKQEQLKLVLFKISDDGKCIIVDEDKCLKVKDLNGEEDVFRKIVNMMPTDDCRYALYDCSWESKDSPKEDLVFIMWAPEHSTIKKKMKYASSKQYIKAKFQGLKFEWQVNDMSDAKDSSVFIDKLGGRGVVKKLEGKAV, encoded by the exons ATG GCCTCTGGAATAGCGGTTCATGATGACGTCGTTCTCACGTTTGACAAGATCAGAGTTCGCCTCCAGGGGGCTGACAAGCAGGAGCAGCTGAAGCTGGTGCTCTTCAAGATCAGCGACGACGGGAAATGTATCATCGTGGATGAGGACAAATGCCTGAAG GTCAAGGACCTGAACGGGGAGGAGGACGTATTCAGGAAGATCGTTAACATGATGCCGACGGATGACTGCCGCTATGCCCTGTACGACTGTTCCTGGGAGAGCAAGGACAGCCCCAAAGAGGACCTGGTCTTCATCATGTG GGCTCCAGAACACTCAACTATCAAAAAGAAAATGAAATACGCCAGCTCAAAGCAATACATTAAAGCAAAGTTCCAAG GTCTGAAGTTTGAGTGGCAGGTGAACGACATGTCAGACGCCAAAGACAGCTCTGTCTTCATCGATAagctgggagggagaggagtcgTTAAAAAACTGGAGGGGAAAGCGGTCTAA